One genomic region from Cetobacterium sp. 8H encodes:
- a CDS encoding LysO family transporter → MNRIFLYIAIISFGFFLSKYKLIPLKLKNKTGILQSFSLFFLLGVMGYKIGSDDKIISEFPNLGFQALIIAIFSILGSILVTKFFFHNKNKGVEK, encoded by the coding sequence ATGAACAGAATTTTTCTTTACATTGCCATTATTTCTTTTGGTTTCTTTTTAAGTAAGTATAAACTTATACCTTTAAAACTTAAAAACAAAACTGGAATTTTACAATCTTTTTCTCTATTTTTTTTGCTGGGGGTCATGGGGTATAAAATAGGTAGTGATGACAAGATTATCAGTGAATTTCCAAATCTTGGGTTTCAAGCACTTATAATAGCTATTTTTTCTATTTTGGGAAGTATCTTGGTTACAAAATTCTTTTTTCACAATAAAAATAAGGGGGTTGAGAAATGA
- a CDS encoding tyrosine phenol-lyase encodes MKRNFAPEPYKIKMVENMAMLNKEERKAAIERAGYNTFLLKSEECYIDLLTDSGTNAMSDAQWAGLMLGDEAYAGSRNFYHLEKTVQELFGFKYVVPTHQGRGAENILSSLMIKPGHYVPGNMYFTTTRFHQERNGATFRDIIIDEAHDSTIELPFKGNIDLNKLQALIDEVGAENIPYICLAVTVNLAGGQPVSMANIKAVSELAHKHGIKIMYDATRCVENAYFIKDREPGYENVSIKDIVKEMFSYGDGCTMSGKKDCLTNIGGFLCMNDYELYLQATGMVVQFEGMPSYGGLAGRDMEAMAIGLQEAVKYEYISHRVNQIRYLGERLDAAGVPMVKPYGGHAIFLDARAFLPHLTQDQFPAQALAGAIYETSGVRTMERGIISAGRDVKTGKDHHPKLETVRLTIPRRVYTYAHLDFVADAIIELYKNKEQIRGLKWEYEPTCLRFFTGRFSQI; translated from the coding sequence ATGAAAAGAAATTTTGCACCAGAACCTTATAAGATTAAAATGGTAGAAAATATGGCTATGTTAAACAAAGAGGAAAGAAAGGCAGCAATAGAAAGAGCAGGATATAATACATTTCTTTTAAAATCTGAGGAGTGCTATATTGATCTGTTAACAGACTCTGGAACAAACGCTATGAGTGATGCACAATGGGCTGGTCTTATGTTAGGAGACGAAGCGTATGCAGGAAGTAGAAACTTTTATCATTTAGAAAAAACAGTTCAAGAACTATTTGGATTTAAATATGTTGTTCCTACTCACCAAGGAAGAGGAGCAGAAAATATACTTTCAAGTTTAATGATAAAGCCAGGACATTACGTTCCAGGAAATATGTATTTTACAACTACAAGATTCCACCAAGAGAGAAATGGTGCAACTTTTAGAGATATAATTATAGATGAAGCTCATGATTCAACTATTGAGTTACCATTTAAAGGAAATATAGATTTAAATAAACTACAAGCTTTAATAGATGAGGTTGGAGCAGAAAATATACCTTATATCTGTTTAGCTGTTACAGTTAACTTAGCTGGAGGACAACCAGTTTCGATGGCAAATATTAAAGCTGTATCTGAGTTAGCTCATAAACATGGAATTAAAATTATGTATGATGCAACTCGTTGTGTAGAAAATGCATATTTTATAAAAGATAGAGAGCCAGGATATGAAAATGTATCAATAAAAGATATCGTAAAAGAGATGTTCTCTTATGGTGATGGTTGTACAATGAGTGGTAAAAAAGATTGTCTAACTAATATTGGAGGATTCCTATGTATGAATGACTATGAGCTTTATTTACAAGCTACTGGAATGGTTGTTCAATTTGAAGGAATGCCAAGTTACGGAGGACTAGCTGGAAGAGATATGGAAGCTATGGCAATAGGATTACAAGAAGCTGTAAAATATGAGTATATCAGCCATAGAGTAAATCAAATAAGATACTTAGGAGAGAGATTAGATGCAGCGGGAGTTCCTATGGTAAAACCTTATGGAGGACATGCTATATTCTTAGATGCAAGAGCTTTCCTTCCTCACTTAACTCAAGATCAGTTCCCTGCACAAGCACTAGCTGGAGCAATCTATGAAACATCAGGAGTTAGAACTATGGAAAGAGGAATAATTTCAGCAGGAAGAGATGTAAAAACAGGAAAAGATCACCATCCAAAATTAGAAACAGTAAGACTGACAATTCCAAGAAGAGTTTATACATACGCTCACTTAGACTTCGTTGCAGATGCAATAATAGAGCTATATAAAAATAAAGAACAAATAAGAGGACTTAAGTGGGAGTATGAGCCAACTTGCTTAAGATTTTTTACAGGAAGATTCTCTCAAATATAA
- a CDS encoding glutamine synthetase III, protein MNNMLEIFGEFCFTEDKLKSRIPESFFREFKKVQSGEKTLSIELADSIANAVKSWATENGATHFTHWFQPLTELTAEKHDSFISLSSDGSCVSQFSGKELIKGEADTSSFPNGGVRSTFEARGYTAWDAKSPMFLRGEGLSKSLYIPTAFIGYNQMALDKKVPLLRSIDFISEQTLKLKNILDPESNVKSINNTLGIEQEYFLIDKKFLEKRQDLMLSGRTIFGSLPPKGQELNDHYYGSIKEKVERVMNEIDKELWKIGIMAKTKHNEVAPNQFEIALMFTTANVAVDQNQLTMDIIKKVADRHELSALLHEKPFKGVNGSGKHCNWSLSTELGENLLDPSSLTKDNLQFLVFMMAILEGIDRYSDVLRASCATPGNDHRLGGHEAPPAIISVFIGEELEDILKNLKNIVSVNGSKEDMKFGVKNFTKIPKDISDRNRTSPFAFTGNKFEFRMPGSSASASTPTFIINTIVGTVIKEYVEILEKSSAESINKDIIELIKDRYEKHKRIIFNGNGYDDIWKREAEKRGLKNLKNTMEGLKVYKEPKIIELFSKAEVLSPEELEAIYSVYCERYIKQINIEGSSMIRIARNEIYPALMEYASKISNSIISIKEVLGHDEFLFADKAHLIKLLAGKNRLKDFLAQLESQLVVANEVEGLYNRVVYLNEHIIPILNCLRDIIDLLEHQVEKKIWPVPTYEDMLFRL, encoded by the coding sequence ATGAATAACATGCTAGAAATTTTTGGAGAGTTCTGTTTTACCGAGGATAAATTAAAAAGCAGAATACCAGAATCTTTTTTTAGAGAGTTCAAAAAAGTTCAAAGTGGAGAGAAAACTTTGTCTATTGAACTTGCAGATTCTATAGCAAATGCAGTTAAAAGCTGGGCAACAGAGAACGGAGCAACTCACTTTACACACTGGTTTCAACCTTTAACTGAATTGACGGCAGAAAAGCATGATTCATTTATATCATTGTCATCTGATGGAAGCTGTGTTTCGCAATTTTCAGGAAAAGAGTTAATTAAAGGGGAAGCGGACACTTCATCATTTCCAAATGGAGGAGTAAGATCTACATTTGAAGCGAGAGGATATACAGCTTGGGATGCTAAATCGCCAATGTTTTTAAGAGGAGAGGGGCTATCTAAATCACTATATATCCCAACAGCATTTATAGGATATAATCAAATGGCTTTAGATAAAAAAGTTCCACTTTTAAGATCTATAGATTTTATATCAGAACAAACTTTGAAATTAAAAAATATTTTAGATCCTGAATCTAATGTAAAATCTATCAATAATACACTGGGAATAGAGCAGGAGTATTTCTTGATAGACAAGAAGTTTTTAGAAAAACGTCAAGATTTGATGCTTTCAGGTAGAACAATTTTTGGATCATTGCCACCAAAAGGTCAAGAGTTAAATGATCATTACTATGGAAGTATCAAGGAAAAAGTTGAAAGAGTAATGAATGAAATAGATAAAGAGTTATGGAAAATAGGTATAATGGCAAAAACTAAGCACAACGAGGTGGCACCAAATCAATTTGAAATAGCCCTTATGTTTACAACAGCCAATGTGGCGGTAGATCAGAATCAGTTAACTATGGATATAATAAAAAAAGTAGCTGATAGGCATGAGCTGAGCGCATTGTTACATGAAAAGCCATTCAAAGGAGTAAATGGATCAGGAAAACATTGTAACTGGTCACTTTCAACGGAGTTAGGAGAGAATTTGTTGGATCCATCATCACTTACAAAAGATAATCTTCAATTTTTAGTTTTTATGATGGCTATATTAGAAGGAATAGATAGATACTCAGATGTTCTTAGAGCTTCTTGTGCAACACCAGGAAATGATCACAGACTCGGAGGACATGAAGCACCACCAGCTATAATATCTGTTTTTATAGGTGAAGAATTAGAAGATATATTGAAAAATTTAAAAAATATTGTTTCTGTAAATGGATCGAAGGAAGATATGAAATTTGGAGTTAAAAATTTCACAAAGATTCCTAAAGATATTTCTGATAGAAATAGAACATCCCCATTCGCATTCACAGGAAATAAGTTTGAGTTTAGAATGCCTGGTTCAAGTGCTTCAGCTTCAACACCTACATTCATAATAAATACAATTGTAGGAACTGTTATCAAAGAGTATGTGGAGATATTGGAGAAGAGTTCAGCTGAGAGTATAAATAAAGATATAATAGAGTTGATAAAAGATAGATATGAAAAACATAAAAGAATCATATTTAATGGAAACGGATATGATGATATTTGGAAAAGAGAGGCAGAAAAAAGAGGGTTAAAAAATTTAAAAAATACAATGGAAGGTTTAAAAGTTTATAAAGAACCTAAAATAATAGAGCTTTTTTCTAAGGCTGAAGTATTGAGTCCAGAAGAACTTGAAGCTATATACTCTGTTTATTGTGAGCGTTATATAAAGCAGATAAATATAGAAGGAAGTTCTATGATTAGAATAGCTAGAAATGAGATATATCCAGCTTTAATGGAATATGCATCAAAAATTTCAAATAGCATTATTTCAATCAAAGAAGTTCTAGGTCATGATGAGTTTTTATTTGCAGATAAAGCTCATTTAATAAAGCTTTTAGCTGGAAAAAATCGTTTGAAAGATTTCTTAGCTCAGTTAGAATCGCAACTGGTGGTAGCAAATGAAGTTGAAGGATTATACAACAGGGTTGTTTATTTAAATGAGCATATAATACCAATATTAAATTGCTTAAGAGATATAATTGATCTTTTAGAGCATCAGGTAGAGAAAAAGATTTGGCCTGTACCAACATATGAGGATATGTTATTTAGATTATAG
- a CDS encoding IclR family transcriptional regulator → MEGKTIQSIQRAIDIMNCFNENVHELSLKEISERVGLSKSTVHGIVSTLLKNSYLEQSQKNSNYSLGPAFIEKSFIVNEDVLIKNVGHKYLADISERFSVTVNLFLFKREHLKLIDRVQSDSMYYTISTSVTKIPLNASASGKLALAYSKDVNIDKIFNKDLLYKYTNSTIIDRETLMEEIRKIREDGYSLERSEVELGIYCISVPIFKVNNQFVGTISIMATREKLMLILPDLAPKMVSISKKISYELGAREE, encoded by the coding sequence ATGGAAGGAAAAACAATACAATCTATTCAAAGAGCAATTGATATAATGAACTGTTTCAATGAAAATGTGCACGAGTTATCTTTAAAAGAGATTAGTGAGAGAGTTGGCTTGAGCAAAAGTACAGTACATGGAATAGTCTCAACTCTTCTGAAAAATTCATACTTAGAGCAAAGTCAAAAGAATAGCAATTATTCTTTAGGGCCAGCTTTTATAGAAAAAAGTTTTATTGTAAATGAAGATGTATTGATAAAAAATGTAGGACATAAATATTTAGCAGATATTTCTGAACGTTTTTCTGTTACTGTGAATCTATTTTTATTTAAAAGAGAGCATCTAAAATTAATAGACCGTGTTCAATCGGATTCTATGTATTATACAATAAGTACATCTGTTACAAAGATACCTTTAAATGCTTCAGCATCTGGAAAGTTAGCATTAGCTTACTCCAAGGATGTAAACATTGATAAGATATTCAATAAAGATTTATTATATAAGTATACAAATAGCACAATAATTGATAGAGAAACTTTGATGGAAGAGATTCGTAAAATAAGAGAGGATGGATATTCACTTGAAAGATCAGAAGTAGAACTGGGAATATACTGTATTTCAGTTCCAATTTTTAAGGTGAACAATCAGTTTGTAGGAACTATTTCAATAATGGCGACTAGAGAAAAACTTATGTTAATTTTACCGGATTTAGCTCCAAAAATGGTATCTATAAGTAAAAAAATATCCTATGAATTAGGAGCAAGAGAGGAATGA
- a CDS encoding S1 RNA-binding domain-containing protein has protein sequence MIKIGKRQPMKINNFSSKGAYLDAGTGDDKDNILLPSNELEGRDLDVGQELDVMIYRDSEDRLIATLRKTALTVGTIGKLHVTDVNQKLGAFLDWGLKKELLLPFSQMDGDVNPGDEVLVGIYEDSKGRLSATMKIYSFLMPNKDYKKNDFVEGTVYRVNPEIGVFVAVDDRYFGLIPNSECFQKLSIGDKVEARIIRVREDGKLDLALRELAFMQMDKDAEAIVSKMKILKSHFRFNDNSSPESIKEYFGISKKAFKRALGKLLKEGRIEKTAEGFFILK, from the coding sequence ATGATAAAAATCGGAAAAAGACAACCAATGAAAATTAATAACTTTAGTAGTAAAGGTGCATATTTAGATGCTGGAACTGGAGATGACAAAGATAATATTCTTCTTCCTAGTAATGAGCTAGAAGGAAGAGATTTAGATGTTGGTCAAGAACTTGATGTAATGATATACAGAGATTCTGAGGATAGACTTATAGCTACACTTAGAAAAACAGCATTAACTGTTGGGACAATAGGAAAGCTTCATGTAACAGATGTAAACCAGAAATTAGGAGCATTTTTAGATTGGGGATTAAAAAAGGAACTTTTACTACCATTCTCTCAAATGGATGGAGACGTAAATCCTGGTGATGAAGTTTTAGTTGGAATTTATGAGGATAGCAAAGGAAGACTTTCGGCAACAATGAAGATATACAGTTTCTTAATGCCAAATAAAGACTATAAAAAGAATGATTTTGTAGAAGGAACAGTTTATAGAGTAAACCCAGAGATTGGAGTTTTCGTAGCTGTAGATGATAGATATTTTGGACTTATCCCAAACAGTGAGTGTTTCCAAAAGTTATCTATAGGAGATAAAGTTGAAGCTAGAATAATAAGAGTTAGAGAGGATGGAAAGTTAGATCTTGCTCTAAGAGAACTTGCATTTATGCAAATGGATAAGGATGCTGAGGCTATCGTTTCTAAAATGAAGATATTAAAATCACACTTTAGATTCAATGATAACAGTTCACCTGAATCTATAAAAGAGTATTTTGGAATAAGTAAAAAAGCTTTCAAAAGAGCTTTAGGAAAGCTTTTAAAAGAGGGAAGAATTGAAAAAACTGCAGAAGGATTTTTCATTTTAAAGTAA
- a CDS encoding sodium:alanine symporter family protein, with amino-acid sequence MGLIDSMLAPLKTVVSSLNGFLWGDIILFNVGEINIGLSLLVLMLIPAGIYYSVKTRMLSFRLFPEMIRIVLKSKTTDNKEAISGLQALFIATASRVGMGNLAGVVAAVSFGGPGAIFWMWVAAIIGSNTAFIESTLAQIYKEKDPLYGGWRGGPAYFMNRMEVVVEAKRKDPFENSVEKDSDLISRTEERYYKKSSSFRLCGILFAISGLITWVGITQIVSNSVSESFTNAFGINPLYTSLGMTLLGAIVLFGKGHKDKIADVLNRLVPIMAILYFTLTLFILIKNIGAVPAMFAEIFEQAFGARQIAAGGFGAVLMQGVKRGLFSNEAGSGSAPCAAAAAEVEHPAQQGLIQALGVFIDTLVVCSCTAFTMLLAPQSVREGKMGMDLLQSCMDYHIGSIGTPLVALILFLFSFSTFLGILFYARSNVAFLFGDKMVAQDGYKIFALAMMFVGGMAQYLFVWELGDLGVALMTVFNIIAIIPMSKIALDSLKDYENIYIKDRKILAEEK; translated from the coding sequence ATGGGTTTGATAGATTCTATGTTAGCACCGTTAAAAACAGTAGTAAGTTCGTTGAATGGATTTTTATGGGGAGATATAATTCTTTTTAATGTAGGAGAAATAAATATAGGACTAAGTCTTCTGGTTTTGATGCTGATACCAGCGGGAATATACTATAGTGTAAAGACAAGAATGTTGTCATTTAGACTATTTCCAGAGATGATAAGAATTGTTTTGAAAAGTAAAACTACAGATAATAAAGAAGCTATATCAGGACTTCAAGCACTATTTATAGCAACCGCTTCAAGAGTAGGTATGGGAAACTTAGCAGGAGTTGTAGCTGCAGTTTCATTTGGAGGACCTGGAGCTATATTTTGGATGTGGGTAGCGGCAATAATAGGTTCAAACACTGCGTTTATTGAGAGTACTTTAGCTCAAATATACAAAGAGAAAGATCCTCTTTACGGTGGTTGGAGAGGTGGGCCAGCATACTTCATGAATAGAATGGAAGTAGTGGTTGAAGCTAAACGTAAAGATCCGTTTGAAAATTCAGTTGAAAAAGATTCAGACTTAATTTCAAGAACAGAGGAGAGATACTATAAAAAATCTTCAAGTTTTAGATTGTGTGGAATTTTATTTGCAATATCAGGACTAATTACTTGGGTAGGAATAACACAGATCGTATCAAATTCAGTTTCAGAATCATTTACAAATGCTTTTGGAATTAACCCTTTATATACATCACTTGGAATGACATTGTTAGGAGCTATTGTACTATTCGGTAAGGGGCATAAAGATAAAATTGCAGACGTTTTAAATAGATTAGTTCCAATAATGGCAATATTATATTTTACGTTGACTCTATTTATTTTAATAAAAAATATTGGAGCAGTACCTGCAATGTTTGCAGAGATATTTGAACAAGCTTTTGGAGCAAGACAGATTGCTGCTGGAGGATTTGGAGCAGTATTGATGCAAGGGGTAAAAAGAGGATTGTTCTCTAATGAAGCGGGAAGTGGATCAGCTCCTTGTGCTGCAGCTGCAGCCGAAGTTGAACATCCAGCTCAGCAAGGATTAATACAAGCTTTAGGGGTATTTATAGATACTTTAGTAGTTTGTAGTTGTACAGCTTTTACAATGTTATTAGCTCCTCAAAGTGTAAGAGAGGGGAAAATGGGGATGGATCTTTTACAAAGTTGTATGGATTATCATATAGGTTCTATCGGAACTCCGTTAGTGGCATTGATATTATTTTTATTCAGTTTCAGTACTTTCTTAGGAATACTATTTTATGCTCGTTCAAATGTAGCCTTCCTTTTTGGAGATAAAATGGTGGCTCAAGATGGGTATAAAATATTTGCACTGGCTATGATGTTTGTTGGTGGAATGGCTCAGTATCTATTTGTTTGGGAGCTAGGAGATTTAGGAGTTGCACTGATGACAGTATTTAATATAATTGCTATTATTCCAATGTCTAAAATAGCTCTTGATTCTTTAAAAGATTATGAAAATATTTATATCAAAGATAGAAAAATTTTAGCAGAAGAGAAATAG
- a CDS encoding lysine exporter LysO family protein, which yields MIGISISIFVGVILGLFFKSPFIGANSDTLIDIGLCLLLFFVGIDIGDNSSVFKDLKKYGKKIWFLPISTIIGSLFGGFIGSFILPISLGESLAISSGLGWYSLSAIELSKISAELGSVAFLSNVFREVIAILTIPFVAKSFGSFESVSVAGATAMDTLLPVINKSNTSDISIIAFFSGVVLTSSVPILVPLIVNMFSL from the coding sequence ATGATAGGAATATCTATTTCAATTTTTGTTGGTGTAATTTTAGGACTATTTTTTAAGTCCCCTTTCATAGGTGCAAACTCTGATACTTTGATTGACATCGGCCTTTGTCTACTACTTTTCTTTGTTGGAATTGATATTGGAGATAATTCAAGTGTATTTAAAGATCTGAAAAAATATGGTAAAAAAATATGGTTTTTACCCATCTCTACAATTATTGGTTCTCTGTTTGGAGGATTTATAGGATCTTTTATCCTGCCTATTTCTTTAGGTGAGTCACTGGCTATCTCTTCTGGACTTGGATGGTATTCTCTATCCGCAATAGAGCTTTCAAAAATAAGTGCTGAGCTAGGAAGTGTAGCTTTTTTAAGTAATGTCTTTAGAGAGGTTATTGCAATCTTGACAATCCCTTTTGTTGCCAAGTCTTTTGGAAGCTTTGAGTCAGTTTCTGTTGCAGGAGCTACCGCTATGGATACTTTACTTCCTGTTATAAATAAAAGTAATACGTCTGATATTTCAATTATTGCATTTTTTTCAGGAGTAGTTTTGACTTCATCTGTTCCAATTTTAGTTCCACTTATCGTTAATATGTTTAGCTTATAA